A DNA window from Engystomops pustulosus chromosome 6, aEngPut4.maternal, whole genome shotgun sequence contains the following coding sequences:
- the ALDH4A1 gene encoding delta-1-pyrroline-5-carboxylate dehydrogenase, mitochondrial: MLHIRRALRQSWAGLRWHHCAAAEVKNEPILEFKHGSPERAALQKALQDLKGKTEEIPCVVGGEEVWTKDVRYQLSPFNHSHKVAKYCYADKDLLNKAINAALSARKEWDLKPVEDRAQIFFKAADLLSGPRRAEILAKTMIGQGKTVIQAEIDAAAELIDFFRFNAKYAVQLQHEQPISIPISTNSMVYRGLEGFIAAVSPFNFTAIGGNLAGAPALMGNVVLWKPSDTAMLSNYTVYKTLLEAGLPPNIIQFVPADGPVFGDTVTGSEHLSGINFTGSVPTFKRLWKQVSENLDRYRTFPRLAGECGGKNFHFVHKSADVESAVNGVLRSAFEYSGQKCSACSRLYAPDSLWPQIKARLLEEHGKIKVGNPADDFSTFTSAVIDEKSFRRIQGWIKHAQESPSLTILAGGKCDNSVGYFVEPTIIETKDPKEKIMSEEIFGPVLTVYVYPENKYKEVLQLIDSTSPFGLTGAVFAQDKNVVQEATAVLRNAAGNFYINDKCTGAVVAQQPFGGSRASGTNDKPGGPHYILRWTSPQVIKETHVPLNEWKYPYMQ; the protein is encoded by the exons ATGCTGCACATTAGGAGGGCCCTGAGAcagtcctgggcagg GCTGCGCTGGCATCACTGCGCAGCCGCCGAAGTGAAGAATGAACCAATTCTGGAGTTTAAACATGGCAGCCCGGAGAGAGCAGCTCTGCAGAAG GCACTACAAGATCTTAAAGGTAAAACTGAAGAAATCCCCTGTGTGGTGGGGGGAGAAGAGGTCTGGACCAAGGATGTCAGATATCAGCTCTCA CCTTTCAACCATTCACACAAAGTGGCCAAGTACTGCTACGCGGATAAG GATCTGCTCAATAAAGCCATCAATGCTGCCTTGTCTGCTCGCAAGGAGTGGGACCTGAAACCGGTGGAAGATCGGGCACAGATATTCTTTAAGGCTGCAGATCTTCTCAGTGGCCCCAGAAGAGCGGAGATTCTGGCAAAGACCATGATCGGACAG GGTAAGACCGTCATCCAGGCTGAAATAGATGCTGCGGCTGAACTTATCGACTTTTTCCGGTTCAATGCCAAGTATGCTGTACAGCTGCAACACGAGCAACCCATCAGTATACCCATCAGCACCAACAGCATGGTATACAGGGGCCTGGAG GGTTTTATTGCTGCTGTGTCTCCATTTAACTTCACAGCTATTGGGGGGAACCTCGCTGGTGCTCCCGCCTTGATG GGTAACGTGGTCCTGTGGAAGCCTAGTGACACCGCCATGCTGTCCAATTACACAGTGTATAAGACCCTACTAGAAGCCGGCCTTCCTCCTAATATCATCCAGTTTGTTCCTGCAGACGGCCCAGTGTTTGGCGACACGGTCACCGGCTCGGAGCACCTCAGCGGAATTAACTTCACCGGGAGCGTTCC AACTTTCAAGCGGCTCTGGAAACAAGTATCTGAGAACCTGGACCGATATCGGACGTTCCCACGATTAGCTGGAG AATGCGGAGGGAAAAACTTCCATTTTGTCCACAAGTCGGCTGATGTTGAGAGCGCGGTGAACGGCGTCCTTCGTTCGGCCTTCGAGTACAGCGGTCAGAAGTGCTCGGCCTGTTCCCGGCTCTACGCACCCGACTCTCTGTGGCCCCAGATCAAAGCTCGGCTTCTGGAGGAACATGGCAAGATCAAAGTAGGAAAT CCTGCAGATGACTTCAGCACCTTCACGTCCGCCGTTATTGATGAAAAG TCATTCAGACGGATCCAGGGCTGGATAAAACACGCTCAGGAGTCTCCCAGTCTGACCATCCTGGCAGGGGGCAAATGTGACAACAGCGTTGGGTATTTTGTGGAGCCAACAATTATCGAGACCAAAGATCCCAAGGAGAAAATAATGTCTGAG GAAATCTTTGGACCTGTGTTAACGGTTTACGTCTATCCAGAGAATAAGtacaaagaggttctgcagctgaTAGACTCCACTTCCCCTTTTGGCCTCACGGGGGCAGTGTTTGCACAAGACAA AAATGTTGTGCAGGAGGCGACCGCAGTCCTGAGAAACGCTGCTGGAAACTTCTACATTAATGATAAGTGCACGGGAGCAGTGGTGGCTCAGCAGCCATTCGGGGGATCCCGGGCATCAG GAACTAATGACAAACCTGGGGGTCCACATTACATCCTGCGCTGGACATCGCCACAGGTCATCAAAGAAACCCACGTTCCTTTAAACGAGTGGAAGTACCCCTACATGCAGTGA